A region of Myxococcus stipitatus DSM 14675 DNA encodes the following proteins:
- a CDS encoding ABC transporter substrate-binding protein has product MNARFRTLSLLVAFTLSVPALAAAPKQKDDPIAKPVKTVVSSVRYERDAAALKLFGGEEQGKYLLGDSWAKGTDEQRKEFVTLFHGLFAKIAFPRVRENFKSLEDIVYSPAEVNGNEATVDSVVFIKHPLKTQEMKLKYRLVKDGAAWKVVDVTVLGSSMLQDIRDTQVQPLLQQGGWDLLLGRMRQELAKK; this is encoded by the coding sequence ATGAACGCCCGCTTCCGTACCCTCTCCCTCCTGGTTGCCTTCACGCTGTCCGTGCCCGCGCTCGCCGCGGCGCCGAAGCAGAAGGACGACCCCATCGCCAAGCCGGTGAAGACCGTCGTCTCCTCCGTGCGCTACGAGCGCGACGCGGCGGCGCTCAAGCTCTTCGGCGGCGAGGAGCAGGGGAAGTACCTCCTGGGTGATTCGTGGGCGAAGGGCACCGACGAGCAGCGCAAGGAGTTCGTCACCCTCTTCCACGGCCTGTTCGCCAAGATTGCCTTCCCGCGCGTGCGGGAGAACTTCAAGTCGCTGGAGGACATCGTCTACTCGCCCGCCGAGGTGAACGGCAACGAGGCCACGGTGGACTCGGTCGTCTTCATCAAGCACCCGCTGAAGACGCAGGAGATGAAGCTGAAGTACCGGCTGGTGAAGGACGGGGCCGCGTGGAAGGTGGTCGACGTGACGGTGCTGGGCTCGTCCATGCTCCAGGACATCCGCGACACGCAGGTGCAGCCGCTGCTCCAGCAGGGCGGATGGGACCTGCTGCTGGGCCGCATGCGCCAGGAGCTGGCGAAGAAGTAA